One Alicyclobacillus acidoterrestris DNA window includes the following coding sequences:
- the tatC gene encoding twin-arginine translocase subunit TatC: protein MEYQKHWSEMRRRGIRVFIVFAIAFVLCLAFDSKIYHALTRPAASLGLKLVVLGPGEIVTVLFTLAGWTAIGVTVPYLMYELWQFVTPGLYAKERQLARSTVPLAALLFLAGLCFSWYLIFPRLLLFLVTLTRREGLGIMLQAHTYFSFVIGFCLPFGFAFEGPLVVFVLARLGVITSNWLRKVRKFAYLAIVILGVLISPPELISHLSVTVPMMILYEIGVGIATIVERRRVRNQEASV from the coding sequence GTGGAATATCAAAAGCACTGGTCAGAAATGCGGCGCCGCGGAATTCGCGTGTTTATCGTGTTCGCGATAGCCTTTGTACTCTGCCTCGCATTCGATTCAAAAATTTATCACGCGTTGACTCGACCCGCCGCGTCGCTCGGATTGAAACTCGTCGTGTTGGGGCCGGGGGAAATCGTCACTGTCTTGTTCACCCTGGCGGGGTGGACTGCAATTGGCGTGACCGTGCCCTATCTCATGTATGAACTGTGGCAGTTCGTCACACCTGGGTTATACGCGAAAGAGCGGCAACTCGCACGAAGTACCGTACCGCTTGCGGCACTCTTGTTTCTCGCCGGGCTCTGTTTTTCCTGGTACTTGATCTTCCCGCGGTTGCTGCTATTTCTAGTGACACTTACGAGGCGAGAAGGCCTTGGCATCATGTTGCAAGCGCACACCTATTTCTCGTTCGTCATCGGTTTTTGTTTGCCGTTTGGCTTCGCTTTCGAAGGGCCACTGGTCGTGTTCGTCCTCGCCAGATTGGGTGTCATCACGTCCAACTGGTTGCGCAAAGTGCGCAAGTTCGCGTACCTCGCGATTGTCATTCTCGGCGTCCTCATCAGCCCGCCGGAGTTGATATCGCATTTGTCTGTGACAGTGCCGATGATGATTTTATACGAGATTGGCGTAGGGATAGCGACCATCGTAGAACGCCGCAGAGTGCGGAATCAGGAGGCGTCGGTGTAA
- a CDS encoding MFS transporter yields the protein MKPKSTRGRLRWYLMYFIIFPLTFIMSLDRTNMTVSSPIIQKQFHFSLVSMSLILTSFAWTYAFLQVPGGIISERWGSRKALTLADLWWSLWTILTAVGTSVTTFVGIRGLLGIGQAADWSASVNSIKRWFPKQERARANSILLGGLYLGPIIGTPLTVAIVSSLGWRWSFYIYGVAGAIMGILWWVFYRDRPQDHPNISQEEVSHIEAGYDAQVPRDAANWRDWKYFISNYRFWAFGLQYFFVVLTQSFYSTWLPTYLIKARGFSLKSMGFGASLPWVAMFIMVFVTGVWQDRVYERTGSKLLARTPFAVAGFIFSAGFLIVGSQITVTWLMMVCFMLSMGALAMVQVSIWPTCTDLGGNMTGSVTGWTNFWGNFSGALGPIFTAILVSLTSSWGIALLVMGIAALIGAVLWLFVHPERPLEVSVKGGSSESDTASA from the coding sequence CCAAAAAGTACGAGGGGACGATTACGTTGGTACCTCATGTATTTTATAATCTTTCCGTTAACCTTCATTATGTCACTGGATCGAACAAATATGACAGTCTCCTCACCTATAATTCAGAAACAATTCCATTTTTCGCTGGTAAGTATGAGTTTAATTTTAACCTCTTTTGCTTGGACGTATGCTTTTCTGCAGGTTCCCGGGGGAATTATAAGTGAACGCTGGGGCTCTCGCAAAGCATTAACGTTGGCGGATTTGTGGTGGTCACTTTGGACAATTTTAACTGCAGTCGGAACCAGTGTGACAACCTTCGTAGGTATCCGTGGGCTGCTAGGTATCGGCCAGGCGGCTGACTGGTCAGCGTCGGTCAACTCGATAAAACGTTGGTTTCCGAAGCAGGAACGTGCACGTGCAAATTCCATTTTACTTGGTGGGCTTTATCTAGGCCCAATAATCGGTACTCCGTTAACTGTTGCAATTGTGTCTAGCCTTGGCTGGAGATGGTCATTTTATATCTACGGTGTAGCCGGAGCCATAATGGGAATATTATGGTGGGTTTTCTATCGTGATCGTCCACAGGATCATCCTAATATATCCCAAGAAGAGGTATCTCATATCGAAGCAGGGTACGATGCCCAGGTGCCACGTGACGCCGCAAACTGGCGCGATTGGAAGTACTTCATTTCAAACTATCGATTTTGGGCATTTGGGTTGCAATACTTCTTTGTGGTCCTGACACAGAGCTTTTATAGCACGTGGCTTCCCACGTATTTGATAAAAGCTCGGGGTTTTTCCTTGAAATCCATGGGGTTTGGCGCATCACTCCCATGGGTAGCCATGTTTATTATGGTATTTGTAACCGGAGTTTGGCAGGATCGGGTATACGAACGAACTGGTTCTAAGCTTTTAGCGCGTACTCCCTTTGCCGTTGCTGGATTTATTTTCTCTGCAGGCTTTTTAATCGTTGGTAGTCAGATAACTGTGACATGGTTGATGATGGTCTGCTTCATGTTGTCTATGGGGGCACTAGCTATGGTACAGGTGTCAATTTGGCCGACCTGTACAGATCTTGGAGGCAACATGACAGGCTCAGTTACTGGGTGGACGAATTTCTGGGGGAATTTTTCGGGAGCATTGGGTCCTATTTTTACAGCTATTTTAGTATCACTTACTTCCAGCTGGGGGATAGCATTACTGGTAATGGGCATCGCCGCTTTAATCGGGGCAGTTTTGTGGTTGTTTGTACATCCTGAACGTCCTTTGGAGGTTTCTGTAAAAGGTGGTTCTAGCGAGTCTGATACTGCATCCGCATAA